In Hwangdonia lutea, a single window of DNA contains:
- a CDS encoding nucleoid-associated protein: MISRKNASISKFIIHKVGNKFNDTKNAFSDKTVDFDEASYDLMLPFLLRPFGSLVQSYRFNHHANIALNEINSYAAQMFNEDEAFVDVSKHIVEHLYEQSTSAQIKTGDVLVVMFEGIEYAEMTTNAIGIFKIENKVNFFQTYLENNSYDVLVQKGISSKKVDKGCLILNQSDTEGNIVLSVDNNGYDAQYWTNQFLNIKYADDANNHTQQYIELCKEFSTEVLKTSYGAQEQNTFLAKTIDFFKENEVVNVERFKEELFEEEKQIRAFEDYKKDFEGEQNIVIRNQFDVAEKVVTKEKRKIKTDIKLDTNIQIKLDIDAPDASAEYLERGYDDEKKMHYYKVFFNAEA, encoded by the coding sequence ATGATTTCAAGAAAAAACGCTTCTATCTCAAAATTCATTATTCATAAAGTAGGCAACAAATTTAACGATACAAAAAATGCTTTTTCAGATAAAACCGTCGATTTTGATGAAGCCAGTTACGATTTAATGTTGCCTTTTCTTTTGCGGCCTTTTGGCAGTTTGGTACAAAGTTATCGCTTTAATCATCACGCCAATATTGCCTTAAATGAAATTAACAGCTATGCCGCCCAAATGTTTAATGAAGATGAAGCTTTTGTTGACGTTTCAAAACATATCGTGGAGCATTTATACGAGCAATCCACTTCGGCTCAAATAAAAACGGGTGATGTTTTAGTGGTGATGTTCGAGGGTATAGAATATGCTGAAATGACCACAAACGCCATCGGAATTTTTAAAATTGAAAACAAGGTCAATTTTTTTCAAACCTACTTAGAAAATAACAGTTACGATGTGTTGGTTCAAAAAGGAATTAGCTCAAAAAAAGTAGATAAAGGCTGCTTGATTTTAAACCAAAGCGACACCGAAGGAAACATTGTTTTAAGTGTTGACAATAATGGTTACGATGCGCAATATTGGACCAATCAGTTTTTAAATATTAAATATGCCGATGATGCCAACAACCACACACAGCAATACATCGAACTGTGTAAAGAGTTTTCTACCGAGGTATTAAAAACCAGTTATGGCGCCCAAGAACAAAACACGTTTTTAGCGAAAACCATCGATTTTTTTAAGGAAAATGAAGTGGTAAATGTGGAGCGCTTTAAAGAAGAACTTTTTGAAGAAGAAAAACAGATAAGAGCATTTGAAGATTATAAAAAAGATTTTGAAGGCGAACAAAACATAGTTATCCGAAACCAGTTTGATGTCGCCGAAAAAGTAGTAACCAAAGAAAAGCGCAAGATTAAAACCGATATTAAACTCGATACCAACATTCAAATAAAACTAGATATTGATGCACCCGATGCCTCTGCCGAATACCTCGAACGTGGCTACGACGATGAAAAGAAAATGCATTATTACAAGGTTTTTTTTAATGCTGAGGCTTGA
- a CDS encoding SDR family NAD(P)-dependent oxidoreductase has product MSNIIITGTSRGIGFELVKLFAKSGHKVLALSRNEKPIKDIQLKHVSTMSFDLSEAKEYRKVEAFVKENWQQVDVLINNAGALINKPFAETSISDFEYVYKTNVFGVAELTRVVLPFMKNNSHVVTISSMGGVQGSMKFPGLAAYSSSKAAVITLTELLAEEYKDSGISFNVLALGAVQTEMLEEAFPGYKAPTTALEMAQYILDFSLNGSKYYNGKLMQVSNSTP; this is encoded by the coding sequence ATGAGTAACATAATAATTACAGGAACAAGTAGAGGTATAGGTTTTGAATTGGTAAAACTATTTGCAAAATCAGGGCACAAAGTTTTGGCGCTTTCGCGGAATGAAAAACCTATTAAAGACATACAATTGAAACATGTTAGCACGATGTCGTTTGATTTGTCTGAAGCTAAAGAATACCGCAAAGTTGAAGCTTTTGTAAAAGAAAATTGGCAACAAGTAGATGTGCTAATTAACAATGCAGGGGCGCTTATTAATAAGCCGTTTGCCGAAACATCAATATCAGATTTTGAATATGTTTACAAAACCAACGTTTTTGGAGTAGCAGAACTAACAAGAGTGGTGTTACCTTTTATGAAAAACAACAGTCATGTCGTCACCATAAGCTCGATGGGCGGCGTACAAGGCAGTATGAAATTCCCTGGATTAGCGGCTTATAGCTCCAGTAAAGCAGCCGTTATTACCTTAACAGAGTTACTCGCCGAAGAATATAAAGACTCAGGTATCTCGTTTAATGTGTTGGCTTTAGGTGCTGTACAAACCGAAATGCTTGAAGAAGCGTTTCCAGGTTATAAAGCACCAACCACCGCTTTGGAAATGGCGCAATATATTCTCGATTTCTCTTTAAACGGAAGCAAATATTATAACGGTAAGCTGATGCAGGTTTCTAATTCTACGCCGTAG
- a CDS encoding M28 family peptidase, with amino-acid sequence MKTLVGIIAITIILSCSSQKSIVQSETNKSEVKEVNQKASASFVVSEKNVKSSLEYLASDELEGRNTGSKGIEKAAVFIENYFKKHNVKPYFKTYRDSFNLKDIVGYNVVGYVEGNDPKLKNEFVILGAHYDHIGYGKAVNGDSIANGANDDASGTVAVLKWAKYFSKTKSNKRSVLFTLFSAEEMGLKGSSHLAKRLKKQNLNLYTMINFEMIGVPRAQDEIMSYISGYERSNMGEKLNEYGGKEVVGFFSKAKEFQLFKRSDNYPFYQAFKIPAHAISTFDFTNFDYYHHVDDEADKMDFKHMTNFINLMIPALEGMINAPTQDIKMNDE; translated from the coding sequence ATGAAAACATTAGTTGGCATTATTGCAATAACTATCATATTAAGTTGCAGTTCACAAAAAAGCATAGTTCAATCTGAAACTAATAAAAGTGAGGTTAAAGAGGTAAATCAAAAAGCATCAGCATCTTTTGTGGTTTCAGAAAAAAACGTAAAATCTAGTTTGGAATATTTAGCTTCAGACGAATTAGAAGGGAGAAATACAGGAAGTAAAGGCATAGAAAAAGCCGCCGTTTTTATTGAGAATTACTTCAAAAAGCATAACGTCAAACCTTATTTCAAAACATACAGAGATAGCTTTAACTTAAAAGATATTGTGGGTTATAATGTGGTTGGATATGTGGAAGGGAACGATCCAAAACTTAAAAACGAGTTTGTAATTCTCGGTGCTCATTACGATCATATTGGCTATGGAAAAGCTGTAAATGGCGATAGCATTGCTAACGGCGCAAACGATGACGCTTCGGGAACTGTTGCCGTTTTAAAATGGGCCAAATACTTTTCAAAAACAAAAAGCAATAAACGTAGTGTACTTTTTACTTTGTTTTCGGCCGAGGAAATGGGATTAAAAGGATCAAGCCATTTGGCTAAAAGACTCAAAAAGCAAAACCTCAATTTGTATACCATGATTAATTTTGAAATGATTGGTGTGCCGCGAGCTCAGGATGAAATAATGTCCTATATTTCGGGATACGAAAGATCGAACATGGGCGAAAAATTAAACGAATACGGCGGAAAAGAGGTTGTCGGTTTTTTTTCTAAAGCTAAAGAGTTTCAGTTGTTTAAAAGATCTGATAACTATCCGTTTTATCAAGCTTTTAAAATACCGGCACATGCTATTTCTACTTTCGATTTTACAAACTTTGATTACTATCATCATGTCGATGACGAAGCCGATAAAATGGATTTTAAGCACATGACGAATTTTATTAATCTAATGATTCCTGCTTTGGAAGGCATGATAAATGCGCCAACACAGGATATAAAAATGAACGATGAGTAA
- a CDS encoding pyruvate dehydrogenase complex dihydrolipoamide acetyltransferase, whose translation MAIVVNMPRLSDTMEEGTVAAWLKKVGDKVEEGDILAEIETDKATMEFESFNEGTLLHIGVQEGETTKVDELLAIIGDEGEDISELINGTANASAEAKEESKEEEEAPAKTESKEETSPDAELPEGVIVVTMPRLSDTMEEGTVATWLKKVGDSVEEGDILAEIETDKATMEFESFESGTLLEIGLQEGETAKVDALLAIIGPAGTDVSGVAENFASSSASAKTEETPKEEPKKEVSKPAPTAATTQKPSAPAPTPIVDGGRLFVSPLAKKMAEEKGINLSQVQGSGENGRIIKRDIENYTPATSGAAVGKFVPSGQEDFDEVANSNMRKAIAKNLAKSKFTAPHYYLNVEFDMDNAIAFREQFNTLPDTKISFNDMVVKACALALKQHPQVNSQWFDDKMRLNNHVHIGVAVAVPDGLVVPVVKFANEQSLPQLNAAVKDFAGRARNKKLTLDEMEGSTFTVSNLGMFGIESFTSIINQPNSAILSVGAIVQKPVVKNGQVVPGNTMKLCLACDHRTVDGATGSLFLQTLKGYIENPVTMLV comes from the coding sequence ATGGCAATAGTAGTAAATATGCCACGTTTAAGCGATACCATGGAAGAAGGTACGGTTGCGGCTTGGTTAAAAAAAGTAGGAGATAAGGTAGAAGAAGGTGATATTTTAGCAGAAATTGAAACCGATAAAGCTACTATGGAGTTTGAATCCTTTAATGAAGGCACCTTGCTTCATATTGGTGTTCAAGAAGGGGAAACTACTAAGGTAGATGAACTTTTAGCCATTATTGGCGATGAAGGTGAAGATATTTCGGAGCTCATAAATGGAACGGCTAACGCTTCCGCGGAAGCAAAAGAAGAATCAAAAGAAGAGGAAGAAGCACCAGCTAAAACGGAATCAAAAGAAGAAACTTCACCGGATGCCGAACTACCAGAAGGCGTTATAGTAGTAACCATGCCGCGTTTAAGCGATACCATGGAAGAAGGTACCGTAGCAACCTGGTTAAAAAAAGTAGGTGATTCGGTTGAAGAAGGCGATATTTTAGCTGAAATTGAAACCGATAAAGCCACGATGGAATTCGAATCATTCGAATCAGGAACTTTATTGGAAATCGGATTACAAGAAGGTGAGACAGCCAAAGTAGATGCGCTATTGGCCATTATTGGTCCGGCAGGAACAGATGTTTCTGGCGTAGCTGAGAATTTTGCATCATCTTCGGCATCTGCTAAAACAGAAGAAACGCCTAAGGAAGAGCCTAAAAAAGAGGTGTCGAAACCAGCGCCAACGGCAGCAACAACGCAAAAACCAAGTGCGCCTGCACCTACGCCAATTGTTGATGGCGGACGCTTATTTGTGTCGCCATTAGCTAAAAAAATGGCCGAGGAAAAAGGTATTAATTTATCGCAAGTCCAAGGCTCTGGAGAAAACGGGCGAATTATAAAACGCGATATTGAAAACTATACACCGGCAACATCAGGCGCTGCGGTAGGCAAATTTGTGCCTTCCGGACAAGAAGATTTTGATGAGGTTGCAAACTCAAATATGCGCAAAGCCATTGCTAAAAACTTAGCAAAATCAAAATTTACAGCACCACATTATTACTTAAATGTGGAGTTTGATATGGACAATGCGATAGCCTTCCGCGAACAGTTTAATACCTTGCCAGACACAAAAATATCGTTTAACGATATGGTTGTAAAAGCCTGTGCTTTGGCATTAAAACAACATCCGCAAGTTAACTCGCAATGGTTTGATGATAAAATGCGCTTAAATAACCATGTGCATATTGGTGTGGCGGTTGCGGTACCAGATGGTTTGGTTGTTCCGGTAGTGAAATTTGCCAATGAACAATCGTTGCCACAACTCAATGCAGCTGTTAAAGATTTTGCAGGTCGAGCAAGAAACAAAAAGTTAACGCTCGACGAAATGGAAGGGAGCACTTTTACGGTTTCTAATCTTGGTATGTTTGGGATAGAGAGTTTTACGTCTATCATCAATCAGCCAAATTCAGCCATATTATCGGTTGGCGCCATTGTGCAAAAACCGGTTGTTAAAAACGGGCAAGTTGTACCGGGAAATACCATGAAATTATGTTTGGCTTGCGACCATAGAACGGTTGACGGCGCTACTGGGTCTTTATTCCTGCAAACACTAAAAGGGTATATTGAAAACCCTGTAACGATGTTAGTGTAA
- the pdhA gene encoding pyruvate dehydrogenase (acetyl-transferring) E1 component subunit alpha — MQKVTKEVYLKWYEDMLFWRKFEDKLAAAYIQQKVRGFLHLYNGQEAVLAGALHAMDLTKDKMITAYRNHVQPIGMGVDPKRVMAELFGKATGTSQGLGGSMHIFSKEHRFYGGHGIVGGQIPLGAGIAFGDKYHGVDGVTLCCFGDGAARQGSLHETFNLAMLWKLPVVFVCENNGYAMGTSVERTANHTEIWKLGKGYEMPCGPVDGMNPVKVAEAFDEAIKRARRGDGPTFLELKTYRYRGHSMSDAQHYRTKEEVEEYKKIDPITQVKDVILEKKYATEDDIKVIDKRVKALVSECEKFADESPYPEKNVMYDAVYEQEDYPFIQHKI, encoded by the coding sequence ATGCAAAAAGTAACTAAAGAAGTATACCTAAAGTGGTATGAAGACATGTTGTTCTGGAGAAAATTTGAAGATAAATTAGCTGCAGCATACATACAACAAAAAGTAAGAGGGTTTCTTCATTTGTATAACGGTCAAGAAGCTGTTTTGGCAGGCGCCTTACACGCCATGGATTTGACCAAAGATAAAATGATTACAGCATACCGTAACCACGTGCAACCAATTGGCATGGGTGTAGACCCAAAGCGTGTTATGGCCGAACTTTTTGGAAAAGCAACCGGTACGTCCCAAGGTTTAGGGGGCTCCATGCACATCTTTTCTAAGGAACACCGTTTTTATGGTGGTCATGGTATTGTTGGTGGGCAAATTCCTTTAGGTGCTGGTATTGCTTTTGGCGATAAATATCACGGTGTAGATGGGGTAACCTTATGTTGTTTTGGCGATGGTGCTGCAAGACAGGGTTCGTTGCATGAAACGTTTAATTTAGCTATGCTATGGAAACTTCCAGTAGTATTTGTTTGCGAAAATAATGGCTATGCGATGGGAACTTCGGTTGAAAGAACGGCAAACCATACTGAAATTTGGAAATTAGGAAAAGGATACGAAATGCCTTGTGGGCCAGTAGATGGCATGAATCCCGTAAAAGTGGCAGAAGCTTTTGATGAAGCCATTAAGCGTGCACGTCGTGGCGATGGGCCAACATTTTTAGAGCTTAAAACCTACCGTTACAGAGGGCACTCCATGAGTGATGCCCAACATTACAGAACTAAAGAAGAAGTTGAAGAATACAAAAAAATCGATCCTATAACCCAAGTTAAGGATGTTATTTTAGAAAAGAAATATGCCACCGAAGACGATATTAAAGTTATCGACAAACGTGTTAAGGCTTTAGTTTCAGAATGTGAAAAATTTGCGGACGAATCACCTTACCCAGAAAAGAATGTGATGTACGATGCCGTTTACGAACAAGAAGATTATCCATTTATACAACATAAAATATAA
- the cdd gene encoding cytidine deaminase → MKEVKIESTLYVFEDLSEVPKDVITLMNKAIEAREKAYAPYSKFNVGAAILLDNNEIIIGNNQENASYPSGLCAERTAIYYAGAKYPEAKIIRMAITAGSKKNKTTSPIPPCGACRQAIVEYEVKQHYPIEIYFMGETGKVVKSDSLANLLPLVFDKSVL, encoded by the coding sequence ATGAAGGAAGTAAAAATAGAATCCACACTCTATGTTTTTGAAGATTTAAGTGAAGTGCCAAAAGATGTTATAACATTAATGAATAAAGCCATTGAAGCCAGAGAAAAAGCCTATGCGCCCTATTCAAAATTTAACGTTGGTGCCGCAATTCTTTTAGATAATAACGAAATTATTATAGGAAATAATCAAGAAAACGCCTCATATCCGTCTGGGTTATGTGCCGAACGAACAGCCATTTATTACGCGGGCGCAAAATATCCTGAAGCCAAAATAATAAGAATGGCTATTACCGCGGGTTCCAAAAAAAATAAAACAACAAGTCCCATTCCACCATGTGGTGCATGCCGTCAGGCCATTGTAGAATACGAAGTAAAGCAGCATTACCCCATAGAGATTTATTTTATGGGCGAAACGGGCAAAGTGGTTAAATCTGACTCCTTGGCAAATTTACTGCCTTTGGTGTTTGATAAATCTGTACTATAA
- the porV gene encoding type IX secretion system outer membrane channel protein PorV yields the protein MKNGILLLMAFAFVLKINAQGETIIFDNQERRVITTGVPFVLIAPDARAASMGDMGVATSVDAFSQQWNSSKYVFSETKSGLAVSYTPYLSKLVNDIFLGNVTYFNRLDERSAFAASFKYFSLGDIEFVQDEFSQALIQRPNELTIDASYALRLTDQFAMSVAMRYLRSDLKLDTGNNDTAAASTFGVDISGFYQSEEEAYNDFNGRWRMGFAIQNIGPKFKYDEGGQENFQPTILRLGTGFDFIFDDYNKIAVTAEVGKLLVPTPPVYGFVDEDGNGTQATDGSEPTIIVKGKDPDVSFLTGMFQSFGDAPNGFSEELKEFTWSLGAEYLYQDSFAFRAGYFNESEDKGARKFLALGAGFKYNVVNIDLSYLFSASKVQSPLENTLRFSLTFNIGAGTYNEF from the coding sequence ATGAAGAACGGAATATTGCTATTAATGGCATTTGCTTTTGTATTGAAAATAAATGCTCAAGGAGAAACTATTATTTTTGATAATCAAGAAAGGCGTGTCATTACTACAGGTGTGCCGTTTGTTTTAATAGCACCAGATGCCCGAGCCGCTTCCATGGGCGATATGGGTGTTGCTACTTCGGTTGATGCTTTTTCGCAACAATGGAACTCATCAAAATATGTGTTCTCAGAAACCAAATCAGGATTAGCAGTAAGTTATACACCCTATTTAAGCAAATTGGTAAACGATATTTTTTTAGGAAACGTTACCTATTTCAACCGATTGGATGAGCGTAGCGCATTTGCAGCTAGCTTTAAATATTTTTCTTTAGGTGATATTGAATTCGTTCAAGATGAATTTTCTCAGGCATTAATTCAAAGACCCAACGAATTAACCATTGATGCATCTTATGCTTTACGATTAACAGACCAATTCGCCATGTCGGTAGCGATGCGTTATTTGCGCTCCGATTTAAAATTAGATACCGGAAATAACGATACCGCTGCTGCGAGTACTTTTGGCGTAGATATTTCAGGCTTTTATCAAAGCGAAGAAGAGGCGTATAACGATTTTAACGGACGCTGGAGAATGGGATTCGCCATTCAAAACATCGGGCCAAAGTTTAAATACGATGAAGGCGGACAAGAAAATTTCCAACCTACGATACTACGTTTAGGTACAGGTTTCGATTTTATTTTTGATGATTATAATAAAATAGCCGTAACGGCCGAGGTTGGTAAACTATTAGTGCCAACACCACCGGTTTATGGTTTTGTTGACGAAGATGGTAACGGAACCCAAGCCACAGATGGAAGCGAACCAACTATAATTGTAAAGGGTAAAGATCCAGACGTGAGTTTTTTAACAGGGATGTTTCAATCGTTCGGCGATGCCCCAAACGGGTTTAGTGAGGAGCTAAAAGAGTTCACGTGGTCCTTAGGTGCCGAATATTTATATCAAGATTCATTTGCTTTTAGAGCGGGTTATTTTAACGAAAGTGAAGATAAAGGGGCAAGAAAGTTTTTAGCCCTTGGTGCAGGATTCAAATACAATGTGGTTAATATCGACTTGTCGTATTTATTTTCAGCTTCAAAAGTACAAAGTCCGTTAGAAAACACCTTGCGCTTTTCGTTAACCTTTAATATTGGTGCTGGTACTTATAACGAGTTTTAA